From a region of the Terriglobales bacterium genome:
- a CDS encoding WG repeat-containing protein, with amino-acid sequence MRDGQGKLFIAQEYVSELEFDSHGLAQVFRNGGEPRHGWMYVDRKGRVIVQGVPIIDNWADEFSEGLVRTVINEKYGFADRQGRIVVAPRYDWAAPFEKGHAEVCIGCREVCVKPDNMGADSDGDCEHHTVTGGEWFKINKLGRVVARVRR; translated from the coding sequence TTGCGAGACGGCCAAGGAAAACTGTTCATTGCGCAGGAGTATGTCAGCGAGCTTGAATTCGATTCTCATGGCCTGGCGCAGGTATTCCGTAACGGCGGCGAGCCCCGGCACGGGTGGATGTACGTCGACCGCAAGGGGCGGGTGATCGTACAGGGCGTTCCGATAATCGACAATTGGGCTGATGAGTTCTCTGAGGGACTGGTGCGCACCGTCATCAATGAAAAATACGGATTCGCGGATCGGCAAGGGAGGATTGTGGTTGCGCCCAGGTATGACTGGGCCGCTCCATTCGAAAAGGGCCATGCCGAGGTCTGCATAGGTTGCCGTGAAGTATGCGTAAAGCCAGACAACATGGGGGCGGACTCCGACGGGGATTGCGAACACCACACCGTGACGGGTGGTGAATGGTTCAAAATCAACAAGTTGGGCCGGGTTGTGGCGAGAGTGCGGCGGTGA
- the guaA gene encoding glutamine-hydrolyzing GMP synthase, whose amino-acid sequence MQAPQSIVVLDFGSQYTQLIARRIRELNVFSVVLPCTASLEEICSYAPVGIILSGGPSSVYEADAPPMDDRVLKFGKPVLGVCYGFQLMTHKLGGKVSPAAKREYGHAEVKVVEGSALFKGLPSELQVWMSHGDEALELPPGFKQVARSSNALAAMENADRRMWAVQFHPEVHHTPGGREILKNFVFDICGALPNWTPAQFILEAVENIRQQVGEGRAICALSGGVDSAVAATLVDRAIGERLTCVFVNNGVLRKNEFAKVQQNLHDKLGLNLRAVDASQRFLDRLRGITDPEAKRKIIGREFIQVFDDQAQQIEKEQGHVEWLVQGTLYPDVIESRSVRGPSQTIKSHHNVGGLPEKMQLKLIEPLKDLFKDEVRRIGRDLGMPEEILQRQPFPGPGLAVRILGEVTPERIAILQEADDIVVTEIKRAGLYSQIWQSFAVLLPVMSVGVMGDLRTYAYTCAIRAVHSEDGMTADWVPLPYEVLKIISTRLVNEVKGINRVVYDVTSKPPGTIEWE is encoded by the coding sequence GTGCAAGCACCACAATCCATTGTTGTCCTCGACTTCGGCTCGCAGTACACGCAACTGATCGCGCGGCGCATCCGCGAGCTGAATGTGTTTTCTGTTGTTCTGCCCTGCACGGCCAGTTTGGAAGAAATCTGCAGCTACGCGCCGGTGGGAATCATCCTGTCGGGCGGGCCGAGTTCGGTTTACGAGGCCGATGCGCCGCCAATGGACGACCGCGTGCTCAAATTCGGCAAGCCCGTGCTCGGCGTCTGCTATGGGTTTCAGCTCATGACGCACAAGCTGGGCGGCAAGGTCAGTCCCGCGGCCAAGCGCGAATATGGGCATGCCGAAGTGAAGGTCGTGGAGGGCTCCGCGCTGTTCAAAGGTCTGCCATCGGAGTTGCAGGTGTGGATGTCCCACGGTGACGAGGCGCTGGAGTTGCCGCCGGGATTCAAGCAGGTTGCGCGATCGAGCAATGCACTGGCAGCGATGGAAAATGCGGATCGGCGCATGTGGGCGGTGCAGTTTCATCCCGAAGTGCATCACACGCCAGGCGGCCGCGAGATCCTGAAGAACTTCGTGTTTGACATCTGCGGAGCCCTGCCCAACTGGACGCCGGCGCAATTCATTCTGGAGGCGGTGGAGAACATCCGCCAGCAAGTGGGCGAGGGGCGGGCAATTTGCGCGCTGTCGGGCGGCGTGGATTCGGCGGTGGCCGCTACGCTGGTCGATCGCGCGATTGGAGAGCGGCTTACGTGCGTGTTCGTCAACAACGGCGTTCTGCGCAAAAACGAATTCGCCAAGGTGCAGCAGAACCTTCATGACAAGCTGGGCCTGAACCTGCGCGCCGTGGATGCCAGCCAGCGCTTTCTCGACCGGCTCAGGGGCATAACCGATCCCGAAGCCAAGCGCAAAATCATCGGCCGGGAATTTATCCAGGTTTTCGATGACCAAGCGCAGCAGATCGAAAAGGAGCAGGGCCACGTGGAGTGGCTGGTGCAGGGGACGCTGTATCCGGACGTTATCGAATCGCGCTCGGTGCGGGGGCCGTCGCAGACCATCAAGTCACACCATAACGTCGGGGGGCTGCCGGAGAAGATGCAACTCAAGCTCATCGAACCCTTAAAGGATCTCTTTAAGGATGAGGTGCGGCGGATTGGGCGCGACCTGGGCATGCCGGAGGAGATCCTGCAGCGGCAGCCGTTTCCCGGGCCGGGGCTGGCGGTGCGCATCCTGGGCGAAGTCACGCCGGAGCGGATCGCGATTCTGCAGGAGGCGGATGACATCGTGGTCACTGAGATCAAGCGCGCGGGACTGTACTCGCAGATCTGGCAGTCGTTCGCGGTGCTGCTGCCGGTGATGTCGGTGGGGGTGATGGGCGACCTGCGAACTTACGCCTACACCTGCGCCATCCGCGCCGTGCACTCCGAGGACGGTATGACTGCCGACTGGGTGCCCCTGCCGTATGAGGTCTTGAAGATCATTTCCACGCGGCTGGTGAATGAAGTGAAGGGCATCAACCGCGTGGTGTACGACGTGACCTCGAAGCCGCCGGGGACGATTGAGTGGGAGTGA
- a CDS encoding FAD-dependent oxidoreductase, which yields MKTVYVVGAGPAGLFAAQKIAAAGHQVVIFNRDIKPGGLAEYGIYPVKDKMKVGLRKQFAKVLSLPNVHYFGHVRVGNGYSITIEDLRDFQPAAMVFAVGAQGTKDLNLPGEDCRRVYSAKDFVYHYNQLPPFASQDFSTGKRIAIVGMGNVMVDIARWVLQDDPDRLTEELIVVARRGPFEAKFDEREFVHIEQHLDRQDFQQELERIQPCLAAVGQDIANVAGKTFPILAKPYEPVRPRLKFRFLYSPVSIHAGASGCIDRLTVRENILVERDGSLSAKGTDRTADLDVDTMIFAIGDSADPNVGLPYGAEGYVTRPGAADPGHPRYEIFDPQSQSVVAGTFAVGWARKASEGLVGIARHDGEVGAATVLQYLEAISETAAATPEEIYRYLTRRGIPAVSKEDLHYLSLAEEREATSRGLQYFKYSGNDSMLAAIEEERRKAGSVVTG from the coding sequence TTGAAGACTGTTTACGTGGTTGGCGCTGGTCCAGCAGGCCTGTTTGCCGCTCAGAAGATAGCTGCGGCAGGTCACCAGGTGGTGATCTTCAATCGCGATATCAAGCCCGGCGGCCTGGCCGAGTACGGAATCTATCCTGTCAAAGACAAGATGAAAGTGGGCTTGCGCAAGCAGTTTGCCAAGGTACTCTCGCTGCCCAACGTTCACTACTTTGGCCATGTCCGGGTTGGCAACGGATACTCGATCACAATCGAAGACCTTCGCGATTTCCAGCCTGCCGCCATGGTGTTCGCCGTCGGCGCGCAGGGCACCAAGGACCTCAACCTTCCCGGCGAAGACTGCCGCCGCGTTTACTCCGCGAAGGATTTCGTCTACCACTACAATCAGTTGCCACCTTTTGCCTCTCAGGATTTCTCTACCGGAAAGCGCATTGCCATCGTGGGCATGGGCAACGTTATGGTGGACATCGCGCGCTGGGTTTTGCAGGACGATCCCGATCGGCTAACCGAGGAGTTGATCGTCGTCGCCCGGCGTGGTCCCTTCGAAGCCAAGTTCGACGAGCGCGAATTCGTGCACATCGAGCAGCACCTCGACCGCCAGGACTTCCAGCAGGAACTCGAGCGCATCCAGCCCTGCCTGGCCGCCGTCGGCCAGGACATCGCCAACGTTGCGGGCAAAACTTTTCCCATCCTGGCCAAGCCGTACGAGCCGGTGCGGCCGCGTCTGAAGTTTCGCTTCTTGTACTCGCCCGTTTCCATTCATGCCGGCGCCTCGGGCTGCATTGATCGCCTGACCGTCCGCGAGAACATCCTGGTCGAGCGCGACGGCAGCCTTTCCGCGAAGGGCACGGACCGGACAGCCGATCTCGACGTCGACACCATGATCTTCGCCATCGGCGACTCCGCCGATCCCAACGTTGGTCTGCCCTATGGGGCCGAAGGCTATGTCACCCGTCCCGGCGCGGCCGACCCCGGGCATCCCCGCTATGAGATCTTCGATCCGCAGTCGCAGAGCGTCGTGGCCGGCACCTTTGCGGTGGGATGGGCGCGCAAGGCCAGCGAGGGCCTGGTCGGTATCGCGCGCCACGACGGTGAAGTGGGCGCTGCCACCGTCTTGCAATATCTGGAGGCAATCAGCGAGACTGCTGCCGCCACTCCGGAGGAAATTTACCGTTACCTCACCCGCAGGGGAATTCCCGCAGTCAGCAAGGAGGATCTGCATTATCTTTCGCTCGCCGAGGAGCGAGAAGCCACTTCCAGAGGCTTGCAGTATTTCAAGTATTCTGGCAATGATTCCATGCTCGCCGCTATCGAAGAAGAAAGGCGCAAAGCCGGATCCGTCGTAACCGGCTGA
- a CDS encoding ribonucleotide-diphosphate reductase subunit beta, with amino-acid sequence MSAAATSPKSPRQLYQIAKRHGMWDPEQIPIAEDRPHWERLTPGQKEQLLKVCALFYEGEVSVSDTLAWFIAGMQDADRRVFLTTQMFEEVKHAEFFHLYFRDVFGEVNTAAYLVPEYRGVLLDELKARGEAIGRALLSGSEEELDKAMVIGFTHYMGIVEGGLAVTGYQYFEEMLGSRGIFPRLLQGIQLIRADEGRHLAHGMDYLRQKIARKPDLAALVRHLFWSETLKIPARTEVVFRPNDFGLSRIKMMTLAYSHIKQRQHECGVA; translated from the coding sequence ATGTCCGCCGCTGCTACCTCTCCCAAATCACCGCGTCAGCTCTACCAGATCGCCAAGCGTCACGGCATGTGGGATCCGGAGCAGATTCCTATCGCTGAAGACCGCCCGCACTGGGAGCGGCTCACGCCGGGTCAGAAAGAACAACTGCTTAAGGTCTGTGCGTTGTTCTACGAGGGCGAGGTGAGCGTGTCGGACACCCTGGCTTGGTTCATCGCCGGCATGCAGGATGCCGATCGCCGCGTTTTTCTCACCACCCAGATGTTCGAGGAGGTCAAGCACGCCGAATTCTTTCACCTTTATTTTCGTGATGTCTTTGGAGAGGTGAACACCGCGGCCTACTTGGTACCTGAGTATCGTGGGGTATTGCTGGACGAGTTGAAAGCGCGTGGCGAGGCCATTGGCCGCGCTCTATTGTCGGGCTCGGAAGAGGAACTGGACAAGGCTATGGTCATCGGCTTCACCCACTACATGGGCATTGTGGAAGGCGGACTCGCCGTCACCGGCTATCAGTACTTCGAAGAAATGTTGGGCTCGCGCGGGATTTTTCCCCGCCTGCTGCAAGGCATCCAATTGATCCGCGCCGACGAAGGCCGCCACCTCGCGCACGGCATGGATTATCTGCGCCAGAAAATCGCCCGGAAACCGGACCTGGCCGCCCTCGTGCGCCATCTCTTCTGGAGTGAGACCCTGAAAATCCCCGCGCGAACCGAAGTCGTATTTCGGCCCAATGATTTCGGCCTCAGCCGCATCAAGATGATGACCTTGGCTTACAGCCACATCAAACAGCGCCAGCACGAATGCGGCGTGGCCTAG
- a CDS encoding alpha/beta hydrolase, producing MHVQVICSLHHFGHFHDKEILKMTSTRTKPSIVFCHGLWADGSCFSKLIPTLQKEGFEVIASQHGLDSHAGDVDCVKRTLGRVGSPAILVGHSYGGSVITAAGADPRVAALVYIAAFAPDANETSQSLQEKFPATDIFSHIEVADGRVWLKSDGVPSFAGDLSEEEQKLIWATQGAPVADLFQQKVEGTAWRSKPSWYIVATKDRTIQPELERFVAKRMGATTFETDSSHVPMLSQPDFVLDVIRKAATAVQKKKAA from the coding sequence ATGCACGTGCAAGTGATCTGTTCCCTTCACCATTTCGGACACTTTCACGACAAGGAGATTTTGAAAATGACATCTACGCGCACCAAACCAAGCATCGTATTCTGCCACGGCCTATGGGCCGACGGCTCATGCTTCAGCAAACTGATCCCAACTCTCCAGAAAGAAGGATTTGAAGTGATCGCGTCTCAGCACGGGCTTGATTCACACGCCGGCGACGTCGACTGCGTGAAGAGAACTCTGGGGCGTGTCGGCAGCCCCGCGATCCTGGTCGGTCATTCCTACGGTGGTTCGGTCATCACCGCGGCCGGAGCTGATCCACGAGTTGCAGCGCTTGTGTACATCGCGGCGTTTGCCCCGGATGCCAACGAAACTTCACAAAGTCTGCAAGAGAAGTTTCCGGCAACCGATATTTTTTCCCATATCGAGGTTGCAGACGGGCGGGTTTGGCTGAAAAGTGATGGCGTCCCGTCCTTTGCAGGTGATCTTTCCGAGGAAGAGCAGAAGCTGATCTGGGCTACTCAGGGCGCGCCTGTAGCAGATTTGTTCCAACAAAAGGTGGAAGGTACTGCTTGGAGATCGAAGCCCAGCTGGTACATCGTAGCTACGAAGGACCGTACTATCCAGCCCGAGTTGGAGCGTTTCGTCGCGAAGCGTATGGGAGCAACAACCTTCGAGACCGATAGCAGCCACGTACCGATGTTGTCCCAGCCTGACTTCGTGTTAGATGTGATCCGAAAAGCCGCCACCGCGGTTCAAAAGAAAAAGGCAGCGTAG
- a CDS encoding family 2A encapsulin nanocompartment shell protein, which yields MPETATRLSLGEQAAFQLANVTKTPPQYGAITPRWLVRLLDWKPLEAGIFRLNRVAEDKAVEVTCGHVDESALATTYVDYQEKPREYTLSSINAVLNVHTRISDIYNTPYDQVREQLRLLIENVKEKQESELINNADYGFLNNTPDAQKISTRKGAPTPDDLDELLTKVWKEPSFFLAHPRAIAAFGRECTRRGVPPPTVTLFGNPFLTWRGVPLVPTDKLNIRARDGKTKILLLRVGERKQGVIGLFQPGLQGEQSPGLSVRFMGISPKSIASYLISLYCSAAVLTDDAIALLDNVEVGHYHEYK from the coding sequence GTGCCTGAAACCGCTACTCGCCTATCTTTAGGTGAACAGGCCGCATTTCAACTTGCCAACGTAACCAAAACCCCTCCGCAATATGGAGCCATTACTCCCCGCTGGCTGGTCCGGCTGCTGGACTGGAAACCGCTGGAGGCGGGAATCTTTCGGCTCAACCGCGTAGCCGAAGACAAAGCCGTCGAAGTGACTTGCGGGCATGTTGACGAGTCAGCCCTGGCGACGACTTATGTCGATTATCAGGAAAAGCCGCGCGAGTACACGCTGAGCAGCATCAATGCGGTGCTTAACGTTCACACGCGCATTTCTGATATTTACAACACCCCGTATGACCAGGTCCGCGAGCAACTGCGCCTACTGATCGAGAACGTGAAAGAGAAGCAGGAAAGCGAACTGATCAATAACGCGGACTACGGCTTCCTGAACAACACTCCGGATGCGCAGAAGATTTCGACCCGCAAGGGCGCGCCCACGCCAGATGATCTGGACGAGCTGCTGACGAAAGTGTGGAAAGAGCCATCGTTCTTCCTGGCGCATCCGCGAGCGATCGCAGCGTTTGGACGCGAATGCACGCGCCGTGGCGTGCCTCCGCCGACCGTGACTCTTTTCGGCAATCCATTTCTTACCTGGCGCGGAGTTCCCCTGGTGCCGACTGATAAGTTGAATATCAGGGCCCGGGATGGAAAGACCAAGATCCTGCTGCTGCGCGTAGGCGAGAGAAAGCAAGGAGTGATCGGGCTATTTCAACCCGGATTGCAGGGCGAACAGAGCCCGGGTCTTTCGGTGCGGTTTATGGGAATCAGTCCGAAGTCGATCGCTTCCTACCTGATCTCGCTCTACTGCTCGGCGGCCGTGCTTACGGATGACGCCATTGCGCTGCTCGATAATGTCGAGGTCGGACACTATCATGAATACAAGTAA
- a CDS encoding rhodanese-like domain-containing protein: MVPEIEAEELKHRLDAGEKLYLLDVRDEYEYEISNIGGHLIPLPELPKRLHELDARREIVVLCKMGPRGAKAVLILRQAGFKRVRNLSGGIHAWADRVDRKVRKY, from the coding sequence ATGGTTCCCGAGATTGAAGCCGAAGAACTCAAGCACCGTCTGGATGCCGGCGAGAAGCTATATCTGCTGGATGTCCGCGACGAGTACGAATACGAGATCTCGAACATCGGCGGTCACCTGATCCCGCTGCCCGAGCTGCCCAAGCGCCTGCATGAACTCGACGCCAGGCGCGAAATTGTAGTGCTCTGCAAGATGGGGCCGCGCGGCGCGAAAGCGGTGCTGATCCTTCGCCAGGCAGGATTTAAGCGAGTCCGCAATCTGAGCGGCGGGATTCATGCCTGGGCTGATCGCGTGGATCGCAAGGTCCGCAAGTATTAA